One Alkalicoccus halolimnae DNA segment encodes these proteins:
- the pgsC gene encoding poly-gamma-glutamate biosynthesis protein PgsC, protein MFGTDLYIAIVIGVLLSLLYAEKTGIVPAGLVVPGYLALVFDQIMYLVVVAAISILTYLIVTQVLGRLTVLYGRRKFGAMLAVGILLKMATDFSYPLVGFEIFELRGIGVIVPGLIANSIQKQGILPTFSSTFIIAFATFVIITVYHLF, encoded by the coding sequence TTGTTTGGTACTGACTTATACATCGCGATTGTTATTGGAGTTTTATTGTCTCTGCTGTATGCAGAAAAAACAGGAATTGTACCCGCGGGTCTTGTCGTCCCGGGATACCTTGCCCTCGTATTTGACCAGATCATGTACTTAGTTGTCGTCGCTGCTATCAGCATTTTGACATACTTAATTGTGACACAGGTATTGGGCCGGTTGACTGTTCTTTATGGCCGCCGTAAATTCGGAGCCATGCTGGCTGTCGGTATATTACTTAAGATGGCAACGGACTTTTCCTATCCACTGGTAGGGTTTGAGATATTCGAGCTGAGAGGAATCGGGGTTATTGTCCCCGGCTTAATTGCCAACTCGATTCAGAAACAGGGGATTCTGCCGACGTTCTCATCCACCTTTATCATTGCTTTCGCAACGTTCGTGATTATTACTGTTTATCATTTATTTTAG
- the pgsB gene encoding poly-gamma-glutamate synthase PgsB — MYLSLLAIPALYIGIREKRKLDRNIDRVDTRILVNGIRGKSTVTRLLMGISKEAGQRTAGKTTGTSPRLFYWDKDEEEPIMRSLQGANISEQKIVTEQVARRSVDTFVAECMAVNPEYQKVFEESFVKPHITVITNIVEDHLDVMGPSLDQIAEAFGRTIPKDGYVVMPDTKYSRYFRRLAANRNTEVVFFSTEGIEEEYLQQFPYMMFAENAAIGIAVADILGIDRETAMRGMLNAPVDPGAMRIHTFGEAKDPSFFFNGFAANDATSTMNIWNKILDSNYDSKHKAIIMNCRDDRVDRSIQFAEEVLPNMEMDTLILVGKSVSPIVKAYEEGKLPASKLINLEKESTSEIIKTIQGLPEQTLLYGIGNIHGGGQEIADEIEKLDKKRQRDMPEKIKARDFVPKKSASRERLLAQQH; from the coding sequence ATTTACTTGAGTCTGCTCGCCATCCCTGCCCTTTACATTGGCATCCGGGAGAAACGAAAGCTGGATCGCAATATCGACAGGGTTGACACTCGTATCCTTGTAAATGGAATCCGGGGTAAATCCACGGTTACCCGTCTTTTAATGGGAATTTCCAAAGAAGCCGGACAGCGAACGGCCGGAAAAACGACCGGCACTTCCCCCCGCCTGTTTTATTGGGATAAGGACGAGGAAGAACCGATCATGCGGAGCCTTCAGGGTGCTAACATTTCCGAACAGAAAATTGTTACGGAGCAGGTGGCACGCCGAAGTGTCGATACGTTTGTCGCTGAATGTATGGCAGTAAACCCTGAATATCAAAAGGTATTCGAAGAAAGTTTCGTGAAGCCGCACATTACGGTTATTACGAATATCGTCGAAGACCACCTCGATGTAATGGGTCCTTCCCTCGATCAAATTGCAGAGGCTTTTGGACGAACGATTCCAAAAGACGGCTATGTCGTCATGCCGGACACAAAATACTCCAGATATTTCCGCAGACTGGCTGCCAACCGGAATACAGAAGTAGTCTTTTTCTCCACGGAAGGTATTGAAGAGGAATATTTACAGCAGTTCCCTTACATGATGTTTGCAGAAAATGCTGCTATTGGTATCGCTGTTGCAGATATTCTCGGAATTGACCGTGAAACAGCTATGCGCGGCATGCTTAATGCCCCTGTAGATCCGGGTGCTATGCGGATCCATACCTTCGGCGAAGCAAAAGATCCGAGCTTTTTCTTTAACGGATTTGCAGCAAATGATGCAACTTCCACAATGAACATCTGGAACAAAATACTCGATTCAAACTATGATTCGAAGCACAAGGCAATTATCATGAACTGCCGTGATGACCGGGTCGACCGTTCCATCCAGTTTGCTGAAGAAGTTCTTCCGAACATGGAAATGGATACCCTTATTCTTGTCGGTAAAAGTGTTTCTCCAATTGTCAAAGCTTATGAAGAAGGAAAACTGCCTGCTTCCAAGCTGATTAACCTGGAAAAAGAAAGTACAAGTGAAATTATTAAAACGATTCAGGGACTGCCTGAGCAGACTCTGCTTTATGGAATTGGCAATATCCACGGCGGAGGCCAGGAAATTGCTGATGAAATCGAAAAGCTCGATAAGAAACGTCAGCGTGATATGCCTGAAAAGATCAAAGCCCGGGATTTCGTGCCGAAAAAATCGGCCAGCCGGGAAAGGCTGCTCGCACAGCAGCATTAA
- a CDS encoding futalosine hydrolase produces MASILIMTAVEKEREAVLKGLGDFPPAKTALCGFGPVESAVRASAMLASCKPDLLVNAGIAGAIPGRAAVGETVIGEESILADLGAESPEGFLSVKDLGFGTDRWFSPEAGKVISHYTRGNVHKGQILTLSTVTGTELTLEELKKRYPHALAEAMEGAGAAAAAAFHGVPFLEMRTISNLAGPRDRGGWELDKALEALTDSIRTLKEAF; encoded by the coding sequence ATGGCTTCAATACTTATCATGACGGCGGTAGAAAAGGAACGTGAAGCAGTTTTGAAAGGGCTGGGAGATTTCCCTCCCGCAAAAACCGCCTTGTGTGGCTTTGGCCCCGTGGAGTCGGCGGTCAGGGCCTCAGCAATGCTTGCTTCCTGTAAGCCGGATCTGCTTGTCAACGCGGGGATAGCCGGCGCAATTCCGGGAAGAGCAGCTGTAGGAGAGACAGTTATCGGTGAAGAAAGTATTCTTGCAGATCTGGGCGCGGAATCACCTGAGGGCTTTTTAAGTGTGAAAGATCTCGGTTTTGGGACAGACAGGTGGTTCTCGCCTGAAGCCGGGAAAGTCATATCCCATTATACAAGGGGTAATGTCCATAAAGGGCAGATCCTTACATTGTCCACCGTGACAGGTACAGAATTAACTTTGGAAGAACTTAAAAAACGCTACCCGCATGCCCTGGCGGAAGCAATGGAGGGAGCGGGGGCCGCGGCCGCCGCGGCTTTTCACGGGGTTCCATTTCTGGAGATGCGCACGATTTCCAACCTTGCAGGACCTCGGGACCGGGGTGGCTGGGAACTCGATAAAGCACTGGAAGCACTAACCGATTCGATTCGTACTTTAAAGGAGGCTTTTTAA
- a CDS encoding 1,4-dihydroxy-6-naphthoate synthase: MKIAFSPCPNDTFIFHGLVHGNVPGAEETEVTYADIDQTNGWAAEEKGPEVMKISFAAFPYVAENYQLIQCGGALGRGCGPLLLTKENQTAADLQGKTVAVPSERSTAYMLFRLWQAQQLPGEKTAIQVMPFDEIMPAVKDGRVEAGLVIHEARFTYEKYGLNKLVDLGDWWEEDTGAPIPLGAIVAKNEVDGEKLAASIRTSLMQAWENPEKTTDYVMSHAQEMAPEVAESHIELYVNEYSMALGGKGRHAVESLLSRAAEEGLVPEVNWEKVWSKESKDRQL; encoded by the coding sequence ATGAAAATTGCATTTTCCCCCTGCCCGAATGATACTTTTATCTTTCACGGGCTCGTCCATGGAAACGTTCCTGGAGCAGAAGAAACAGAGGTGACGTACGCTGATATCGACCAAACAAACGGGTGGGCAGCAGAGGAAAAGGGGCCGGAAGTCATGAAAATTTCTTTTGCCGCTTTTCCCTACGTTGCTGAAAATTACCAGCTTATTCAGTGCGGCGGTGCTCTCGGACGCGGATGTGGTCCGCTTCTGCTGACAAAAGAAAACCAGACAGCTGCAGACCTTCAAGGGAAAACAGTGGCAGTACCGAGTGAACGATCCACGGCTTATATGCTTTTCCGGCTCTGGCAGGCTCAGCAGCTTCCGGGTGAGAAGACGGCCATTCAGGTCATGCCTTTTGATGAAATTATGCCAGCTGTAAAAGACGGCAGGGTAGAAGCCGGACTCGTCATTCACGAAGCGCGGTTTACTTATGAAAAATACGGATTAAATAAGCTCGTAGACCTTGGGGACTGGTGGGAGGAAGATACAGGCGCCCCAATTCCGCTCGGCGCGATTGTTGCTAAAAACGAAGTGGACGGGGAAAAGCTTGCTGCATCGATACGGACTTCTTTAATGCAGGCTTGGGAAAATCCTGAAAAAACAACGGACTACGTCATGTCCCACGCGCAGGAGATGGCTCCGGAAGTAGCGGAATCGCACATTGAGCTTTACGTGAATGAATATTCTATGGCACTTGGTGGGAAAGGAAGACATGCAGTCGAATCACTGCTTTCCCGCGCAGCGGAAGAAGGACTCGTACCGGAAGTGAACTGGGAAAAGGTGTGGAGTAAAGAAAGCAAAGACCGGCAGTTATAA
- a CDS encoding four-helix bundle copper-binding protein, which yields MNEMQKDELTKALHDCMEACNHCYDACLEEEDVKMMSACIRLDRECADFCGFVEQAVSRDTPFLEELLNVCATICKACADECRGHSHDHCQHCAQMCDKCAEVCASFTA from the coding sequence ATGAATGAAATGCAGAAAGATGAACTGACGAAAGCTCTGCACGACTGTATGGAAGCATGTAATCACTGCTATGATGCCTGTCTCGAAGAAGAAGATGTTAAAATGATGTCAGCATGTATCCGTCTGGACCGGGAGTGTGCGGACTTTTGTGGTTTTGTTGAACAGGCTGTTTCAAGGGATACGCCCTTTTTAGAAGAGCTCCTGAATGTTTGTGCAACGATATGTAAAGCCTGTGCAGATGAGTGCCGCGGACACAGCCACGACCATTGCCAGCACTGTGCACAAATGTGCGACAAGTGCGCAGAAGTGTGCGCCTCGTTTACTGCTTAA
- the thiW gene encoding energy coupling factor transporter S component ThiW: protein MNQTKKLTIMAMFTAIGIVGAAFVWFPAGIARAYPVQHAVNVLAAVLLGPGPAVMIAFVIGLLRNMLGLGTILAFPGGMIGALLAGLFYRWKKKNGMAALGEIIGTALIGSIIAVPIVQFFLGEAAAVLAFLPGFFISSAAGAALALLILSRWKPNWSREKPQ from the coding sequence ATGAATCAAACAAAAAAATTAACTATTATGGCGATGTTTACTGCCATCGGTATTGTGGGAGCGGCATTCGTGTGGTTTCCTGCCGGTATTGCCCGCGCCTATCCGGTGCAGCATGCCGTAAACGTCCTTGCCGCAGTACTTCTTGGACCCGGTCCTGCAGTAATGATCGCCTTTGTAATCGGGCTGCTGCGAAACATGTTGGGTCTTGGTACTATTCTGGCTTTCCCGGGTGGTATGATCGGAGCTCTGCTGGCAGGGTTATTCTACCGTTGGAAAAAGAAAAACGGGATGGCCGCCCTCGGAGAAATCATCGGAACAGCTCTTATCGGGTCTATTATAGCTGTTCCGATCGTACAGTTCTTTCTCGGGGAAGCTGCTGCAGTGCTTGCTTTTTTACCGGGATTCTTTATCAGCAGCGCTGCCGGAGCGGCCCTGGCACTGCTGATTTTAAGCCGGTGGAAACCCAACTGGAGCAGAGAAAAACCGCAGTAA
- a CDS encoding class F sortase, with protein MQLFSFVKSLQFKHKLILIFSTVLFTACSAEEGRLDTEDNEQQMESAQAEETEDVEPIQMAQEDPDSSEQDNEPGNSSSDEPASADPIEPVYGSTSRGMEPARLVIPAIGVDAPIDNMGLEPDGAMAVPDNGDDIGWFEPGTKPGAQGNSVLAGHVDDREGPAVFYDLKELESGDEIKVMDESGEELVFVVTHKETYPYDDAPIDTVFGSSSSRNLNLITCTGEFDRNAGTHRERLVVFTEML; from the coding sequence GTGCAGCTATTCTCTTTCGTAAAAAGTTTGCAGTTCAAGCATAAACTGATTCTTATCTTCTCTACGGTCCTCTTCACTGCCTGTAGCGCTGAAGAGGGACGCTTAGACACGGAAGATAATGAACAGCAGATGGAAAGTGCTCAGGCAGAAGAAACGGAAGATGTCGAACCAATTCAAATGGCACAGGAAGACCCCGATAGTTCAGAGCAGGATAACGAACCAGGGAACTCTTCCTCCGATGAACCAGCTTCTGCCGATCCGATTGAACCCGTATACGGCAGTACGTCAAGAGGGATGGAACCTGCCCGCCTTGTCATACCTGCTATCGGAGTTGATGCCCCGATTGACAACATGGGTCTTGAGCCTGACGGAGCCATGGCAGTTCCTGATAATGGTGATGATATCGGGTGGTTTGAACCCGGAACAAAACCGGGAGCCCAAGGTAATTCCGTATTGGCCGGTCACGTCGATGACCGTGAAGGACCCGCTGTTTTTTATGACCTTAAAGAGCTTGAAAGCGGAGACGAAATAAAGGTAATGGACGAATCGGGAGAAGAGCTTGTCTTTGTGGTGACTCATAAAGAAACCTACCCCTATGATGACGCACCAATTGATACAGTATTTGGTTCTTCTTCTTCCAGGAACCTGAACCTTATTACGTGTACCGGGGAGTTTGACCGGAATGCCGGAACGCACCGTGAAAGACTTGTTGTTTTTACAGAAATGTTATAA
- a CDS encoding DUF4397 domain-containing protein — translation MILLKSLKVMIYALITLLVFGLVGTPAFADGHEEDENAMVRVLHASPDAPEVDVYVNGDAAVEGAAFKDITDYLELPAGDHEVAIFPAGEDGEGDPVIEETLTVEGGAYYTVAATDTLENLTLQPFADDNSVAEGMTKVRVGHMSPGAPAVDVGLVDGDSLFEGAEFFAVTDYLELDPDTYDLEIRAAGTEDAVLDLSGTELAADTAYSVYAVGADADELEVVVVADDAHSTPDEMPATGMGGASQSSNLLPLTLILLAGGLGAAILFRKKFAVQA, via the coding sequence ATGATTTTGTTGAAGAGTTTGAAGGTTATGATCTATGCCCTCATCACGTTACTGGTTTTCGGTTTAGTAGGCACCCCGGCTTTTGCTGACGGCCATGAAGAAGACGAAAATGCTATGGTAAGAGTGCTCCACGCTTCTCCTGACGCACCCGAAGTTGACGTATACGTAAACGGGGATGCTGCTGTTGAAGGCGCTGCTTTCAAGGATATTACTGATTACCTTGAACTGCCTGCCGGTGACCATGAAGTAGCTATCTTCCCTGCTGGAGAAGACGGCGAAGGTGATCCTGTTATTGAAGAAACGCTTACAGTAGAAGGCGGCGCGTATTATACAGTAGCTGCCACGGATACTCTTGAGAACCTTACTCTTCAACCTTTTGCTGACGACAACTCCGTAGCTGAAGGAATGACAAAGGTTCGTGTTGGACATATGTCTCCTGGAGCTCCTGCAGTTGATGTTGGTCTTGTAGACGGCGATTCCTTATTTGAAGGCGCTGAATTCTTTGCAGTAACTGACTACCTCGAGCTTGACCCGGACACTTATGACCTTGAAATCCGGGCTGCTGGTACAGAAGATGCTGTGCTTGACCTTTCTGGTACAGAGCTTGCAGCGGATACTGCTTACTCTGTCTATGCTGTAGGTGCCGATGCGGATGAGCTTGAAGTTGTCGTTGTAGCAGATGACGCCCACTCCACTCCGGACGAAATGCCAGCAACTGGTATGGGCGGAGCTTCCCAGTCAAGCAATTTACTGCCTCTGACATTGATCCTGCTTGCAGGTGGACTTGGTGCAGCTATTCTCTTTCGTAAAAAGTTTGCAGTTCAAGCATAA
- a CDS encoding methionine biosynthesis PLP-dependent protein, translating to MAEEKRTLETQLVQAGNRRDHVTGSVNAPVYFSTAYRHEGIGQSTGYDYSRTGNPTRAILEETIADLEGGARGLACASGMAAIQTVLSLFRQGDEIIATSDLYGGTYRLFENGWTHWGLTFHYAEPLDIETFEAKINDSTKALFIETPTNPLMQEADITAFAALAKKHDLLLIVDNTFYTPVIQRPFDEGADIIIHSASKYLSGHNDVIAGLVVAKDEKIGEDLFYFHNSIGAVLSPLDSWLVIRGMKTLQLRMDKHEENARKVADYLENQPLCTEVIYPGRGGMLSFRVEDEHLVNPILQGLRIISFAESLGGVESLMTYPATQTHADVPEEVRMQLGVCNRLLRFSVGIESADDLIKDLDEAFEHALAERKA from the coding sequence ATGGCAGAAGAAAAACGTACATTAGAAACACAACTCGTGCAGGCAGGAAACAGGAGGGATCATGTTACCGGATCCGTTAACGCTCCCGTTTATTTTTCAACAGCCTATCGGCATGAAGGGATCGGCCAATCGACAGGATATGATTATTCAAGAACCGGGAACCCGACACGCGCTATTCTGGAAGAGACGATCGCCGATCTTGAAGGCGGAGCCCGCGGACTCGCCTGTGCCTCAGGGATGGCTGCAATCCAGACGGTTCTCTCCCTTTTCAGGCAGGGAGACGAAATTATCGCTACAAGCGATTTATACGGCGGCACTTACCGTCTTTTTGAAAACGGCTGGACGCACTGGGGGCTGACGTTCCACTATGCAGAGCCGCTTGATATAGAAACCTTTGAAGCAAAAATTAACGATTCCACTAAAGCGCTGTTTATTGAAACACCGACCAATCCGCTTATGCAGGAAGCTGATATCACGGCTTTTGCCGCTCTTGCTAAAAAGCACGATCTGCTTTTAATCGTGGACAATACGTTCTACACCCCGGTCATCCAGCGTCCTTTCGATGAAGGCGCAGATATCATCATTCACAGTGCATCCAAGTATTTATCGGGTCACAATGATGTTATTGCCGGACTCGTCGTCGCAAAAGATGAAAAAATCGGCGAAGATCTTTTCTACTTTCACAATAGTATAGGCGCTGTTTTATCTCCGCTTGATTCATGGCTCGTCATAAGAGGGATGAAAACACTGCAGCTCCGTATGGACAAGCACGAAGAGAATGCCAGAAAAGTAGCTGATTACCTTGAAAATCAGCCTCTCTGTACAGAAGTAATCTACCCCGGACGAGGAGGCATGCTCTCTTTTAGAGTAGAAGACGAGCATCTTGTTAATCCAATTTTACAGGGTCTGCGTATTATTTCATTTGCAGAAAGCCTTGGCGGAGTAGAGAGCTTAATGACTTACCCGGCTACTCAGACGCATGCGGACGTACCGGAAGAAGTAAGAATGCAGCTCGGAGTCTGTAACAGACTGCTCCGTTTTTCTGTAGGCATTGAATCCGCAGATGATCTGATTAAAGATTTAGATGAAGCGTTTGAACATGCGCTGGCAGAAAGGAAGGCTTAA
- the metC gene encoding cystathionine beta-lyase → MTFSKQTSLLHSKHKIDPNTGAVSVPVQHASTFDQPDIEQFGRYDYARSGNPTREALEEIIADLENGSHGFAFASGMAAISTTFMMLSSGDHLVITDDVYGGTFRLTTKVLHRQGIEHTFVDMTDPQAVEEAVQPNTKMIFMETPSNPTMKITPIKQIVDIAKKHGCLTALDNTFMTPVLQRPIDLGVDIVVHSATKFIGGHSDVVAGLAVVNDETLAGEMKFLQNSFGAILGPQDCWLIMRGLKTLHTRMEASSLSAAKLAEWLLEQPEVEHVYYPGLPEHPGYKINQEQSEGAGAVLSFRLHDKEAVRTFVQAVEIPVFAVSLGAVESILSYPPTMSHAAMSDEERDARGITDGILRLSVGLEKTEDIMKDFASAFKQIGVKEEK, encoded by the coding sequence ATGACATTTTCCAAACAAACCTCTTTGCTTCACTCCAAACATAAAATAGACCCGAATACAGGGGCAGTCAGTGTCCCTGTCCAGCACGCTTCGACCTTTGACCAGCCGGATATTGAACAGTTTGGCAGATATGATTACGCCCGCTCCGGCAATCCGACGCGCGAGGCACTGGAAGAAATTATCGCCGATCTGGAAAACGGCTCCCACGGGTTTGCCTTTGCCTCGGGGATGGCGGCGATTTCAACGACGTTTATGATGCTTTCCTCCGGTGATCATCTCGTGATCACGGATGATGTTTATGGAGGCACGTTCCGGCTTACGACAAAAGTTCTGCACCGCCAGGGCATTGAACACACGTTTGTCGATATGACGGATCCTCAGGCTGTAGAAGAAGCCGTGCAGCCGAATACGAAAATGATCTTTATGGAAACACCGTCGAATCCAACAATGAAAATCACTCCAATTAAACAAATTGTAGACATCGCCAAAAAACACGGCTGTCTTACAGCGCTTGATAACACCTTTATGACACCCGTTCTCCAGCGTCCGATTGACCTCGGAGTGGATATCGTCGTTCACAGCGCGACGAAATTTATCGGCGGTCACAGTGACGTTGTTGCCGGACTTGCCGTTGTGAATGATGAAACTCTCGCAGGAGAGATGAAATTTCTGCAGAACAGTTTCGGAGCGATTCTTGGACCGCAGGACTGCTGGCTTATTATGAGAGGACTGAAGACTCTTCATACTCGCATGGAAGCTTCTTCTCTTTCGGCAGCAAAACTTGCTGAATGGCTCCTGGAACAGCCGGAAGTGGAACACGTGTACTATCCGGGGCTTCCTGAACACCCGGGTTATAAGATCAACCAGGAGCAGTCAGAAGGTGCAGGGGCGGTGCTGTCATTCCGGCTTCATGATAAAGAAGCGGTCAGAACCTTTGTTCAGGCTGTGGAAATACCGGTCTTTGCCGTAAGCCTTGGAGCAGTAGAGTCGATCCTCTCTTATCCACCGACCATGTCCCATGCGGCGATGTCCGATGAGGAACGAGATGCCCGGGGCATTACAGATGGAATTCTCCGTCTTTCTGTCGGTCTTGAAAAAACGGAAGATATTATGAAAGATTTTGCTTCCGCCTTCAAGCAGATCGGCGTGAAGGAGGAAAAGTAA
- a CDS encoding bifunctional homocysteine S-methyltransferase/methylenetetrahydrofolate reductase, protein MDLKEHLKNGIIVGDGAMGTYLYQKGVQGCFEELNLSDPEQIKHIHELYINAGADIIQTNTYAANSSKLARYQLGDCVKEINEKAVDIAREAAAGKAFVAATIGGVATMHQEKMPLEERLESLKEQTDVLLAADVDGFLLETFYDFEELKEILHYLRSKTEKPIIAQATLGDIGVLHTGMHLQEALEQLEEIGADVAGVNCRMGPYHMLQSLEEVSLLEKAGISVYPNASLPNVRDGRFSYQSNPTYFGDMTKALVEEGAVLIGGCCGTTPDHIREIRAAIERDNLTPVKQKQVRTKARHPFVEAEPQLPKLTDLNEGEKSVIVELDPPKALSGVPSFMEGARALTDSGVNAVTLADNSLASARIDNLALGTKIKDAGARPLLHVACRDRNIIGLQSHLLGMHELGIRDILAITGDPAKVGDFPGATSVYDMSSMDLIRLIKQLNQGQSFSGKDLGAKTSFTVGAAFNANARRLDREVQRLEKKVEAGADYFMSQPVYSSERIEEIAEAVKHLPVPVYIGIMPLVSSRNAEFLHHEVPGIKLTDEVREQMRSLSGDREASEKEGIRLATELIDTAMKHFSTIYLITPFLRYNITETLTRHIRAQEKRTAGSRG, encoded by the coding sequence ATGGATTTAAAAGAGCATCTGAAAAACGGTATCATCGTCGGCGACGGTGCCATGGGTACCTACCTCTATCAGAAAGGGGTCCAGGGCTGTTTCGAAGAATTGAACCTGTCAGACCCGGAACAGATTAAACATATCCATGAGCTGTACATTAACGCTGGAGCAGACATTATCCAGACAAATACCTATGCTGCAAACAGCAGCAAGCTCGCCCGTTACCAGCTCGGCGACTGTGTAAAAGAAATTAACGAAAAAGCCGTGGATATTGCGCGCGAAGCTGCGGCGGGAAAAGCGTTTGTCGCAGCGACGATCGGCGGGGTGGCGACGATGCACCAGGAAAAAATGCCGTTGGAAGAACGTCTGGAAAGCTTGAAAGAGCAGACAGACGTCCTGCTTGCTGCAGACGTGGACGGATTTTTGCTGGAAACATTTTATGATTTTGAAGAGCTGAAGGAAATTCTTCACTATCTGCGCAGCAAAACAGAAAAACCGATCATCGCCCAGGCCACGCTTGGGGATATCGGGGTGCTTCATACCGGAATGCATCTGCAGGAAGCACTGGAACAATTGGAAGAAATTGGAGCGGATGTTGCCGGCGTAAACTGCCGTATGGGTCCTTATCACATGCTGCAGTCGCTGGAAGAAGTTTCGCTGCTGGAGAAAGCCGGAATCAGCGTCTACCCGAATGCAAGTCTTCCCAACGTCCGGGACGGGCGGTTTTCCTATCAGTCCAACCCGACCTATTTTGGAGATATGACAAAAGCATTAGTGGAAGAAGGAGCTGTTCTTATTGGCGGCTGCTGCGGGACAACGCCGGATCACATTAGAGAAATTCGGGCTGCCATTGAGCGTGACAACCTTACACCGGTCAAGCAGAAGCAGGTGCGTACGAAAGCACGGCATCCCTTTGTGGAAGCGGAACCTCAGCTGCCGAAGCTGACAGACCTGAACGAAGGGGAAAAATCCGTTATCGTTGAGCTGGATCCGCCAAAAGCGCTTTCCGGAGTTCCTTCCTTTATGGAAGGAGCCAGAGCGCTGACAGACTCAGGCGTGAATGCCGTTACACTTGCGGATAACTCTCTGGCATCCGCAAGAATTGATAATCTCGCCCTCGGCACGAAAATTAAAGATGCCGGAGCGAGACCGCTGCTCCACGTAGCCTGCAGAGACCGAAACATCATCGGTCTTCAGTCTCATCTGCTTGGCATGCATGAACTTGGTATCCGCGACATTTTAGCGATTACAGGGGATCCTGCAAAAGTAGGAGACTTCCCGGGAGCTACTTCCGTTTACGATATGTCCTCCATGGACTTGATCCGCCTGATCAAACAGCTGAATCAGGGCCAGTCTTTTTCCGGTAAGGATCTCGGGGCCAAAACTTCCTTTACTGTAGGTGCTGCTTTTAATGCGAACGCGCGCAGACTTGACCGGGAAGTGCAGCGTCTGGAGAAGAAAGTCGAAGCCGGAGCGGATTACTTTATGAGCCAGCCTGTATACAGTTCAGAGCGGATTGAAGAAATAGCCGAAGCAGTCAAGCATCTCCCGGTTCCGGTTTATATCGGCATCATGCCTCTTGTGAGCAGTCGAAACGCCGAATTCCTTCATCACGAAGTGCCGGGTATTAAATTAACCGATGAAGTGAGAGAACAGATGAGAAGTCTTTCCGGGGATCGGGAAGCCAGTGAAAAAGAAGGAATCCGCCTCGCGACAGAGCTGATCGATACTGCGATGAAGCACTTCTCGACGATTTATCTGATTACTCCGTTCTTACGCTACAATATTACCGAAACGCTGACCCGGCATATCCGCGCCCAGGAAAAGAGAACTGCAGGAAGCCGCGGGTAG